The proteins below come from a single Oscillatoria salina IIICB1 genomic window:
- a CDS encoding tetratricopeptide repeat-containing S1 family peptidase — MSWGYSRFDLLANILSGSAATAAIVICTTSAATALSKTEIAQIATSVTVQINNTLGTPGGSGAIIAQEGNVYTVLTANHVVESQAIEYVVRTHDGREYPVIAVKSLQQSKQDPDLAIVEFQSSQTYKIATIGNSNQAEQGLDIYVSGFPLGIDGGSDRFHEFTTGIITSIQSDRERGYSLRYNALTRRGMSGGPVFDPSGRIIGVHGEGDREGVVRSESANGVTVAELKTGFNAAIPVNTFTSLIARAGINRSQLTFDDRSPDNLEQAKSPERQELVEALNYADEGKVSEASQAFNRIVERDRDSAIAWLYRGLTRYTRGDRQGAIADYTQAIQVQANFSEAYSKRGLAYYRLGDKQKALADYNQALQLNPSDAYTYLNRGVLREDLGDRQGAFQDYDRAVQVAPKYGLAYHNRGIIRYYQREFEAALEDMEKASELCFEQGDLDCYNTAVENLNQIQRQVRRNSQRQQQIQNQQQVTPQPVTPPQNTSQPVTENQPVVPTQPESNPGGLREL; from the coding sequence ATGAGTTGGGGTTATTCTCGTTTCGATTTGCTGGCGAATATTCTTAGCGGAAGTGCAGCCACAGCAGCGATCGTTATTTGTACCACAAGCGCAGCTACAGCTTTAAGTAAAACAGAAATCGCGCAAATAGCTACTAGCGTAACCGTACAAATTAATAATACTTTGGGAACTCCAGGCGGTTCGGGCGCAATTATTGCCCAAGAAGGAAATGTTTATACCGTTTTAACTGCTAATCACGTTGTTGAAAGTCAAGCAATAGAATATGTAGTTCGCACTCACGATGGCAGAGAATATCCCGTTATCGCTGTCAAGAGTTTACAGCAGAGTAAACAAGACCCCGATTTAGCGATCGTCGAATTTCAAAGTTCGCAAACCTACAAAATTGCTACGATCGGGAATTCCAACCAAGCAGAACAAGGTTTAGATATCTACGTTTCCGGTTTTCCCCTCGGTATTGATGGTGGAAGCGATCGCTTTCATGAATTTACCACAGGAATTATCACCTCGATCCAATCCGATCGCGAGCGAGGTTATTCTCTTCGCTACAACGCTTTAACTCGTCGCGGAATGAGTGGGGGACCAGTTTTCGATCCTAGTGGGAGAATTATTGGCGTCCACGGTGAAGGCGATCGCGAAGGTGTAGTTAGAAGTGAATCAGCAAATGGTGTCACCGTTGCCGAATTGAAAACCGGATTTAATGCAGCGATTCCAGTTAATACCTTTACCAGTTTAATCGCCAGAGCAGGTATAAATCGTTCCCAATTAACTTTTGACGATCGCTCCCCCGACAATCTCGAACAAGCTAAGTCTCCCGAAAGACAAGAATTAGTTGAAGCTTTAAATTATGCCGACGAAGGTAAAGTTTCCGAAGCAAGTCAAGCTTTTAATCGGATCGTCGAACGAGATCGAGACTCAGCCATAGCTTGGTTATATCGCGGTTTAACCCGCTACACCAGAGGAGACAGACAAGGCGCGATCGCCGATTATACTCAAGCTATCCAAGTCCAAGCCAACTTCTCCGAAGCTTACTCAAAAAGAGGATTAGCTTATTATCGCCTCGGAGACAAACAAAAAGCACTAGCCGATTATAACCAAGCTTTACAACTCAATCCCAGCGATGCTTATACTTATCTTAATCGTGGCGTACTTCGCGAAGATTTAGGCGATCGACAAGGAGCATTTCAAGACTACGATCGCGCCGTTCAAGTTGCGCCCAAATACGGTTTGGCATATCATAATCGAGGCATCATTCGCTACTATCAAAGAGAGTTTGAAGCTGCCCTGGAAGACATGGAAAAAGCCTCAGAACTTTGTTTTGAACAAGGAGATCTTGATTGTTACAACACGGCGGTAGAAAATCTTAATCAAATACAAAGACAAGTTCGTCGCAACTCCCAACGGCAACAACAAATCCAAAATCAACAACAAGTGACACCCCAACCAGTCACTCCACCTCAAAATACATCGCAACCTGTTACTGAAAATCAACCAGTAGTTCCCACTCAACCTGAATCTAATCCAGGCGGTTTAAGAGAACTGTAA
- a CDS encoding Na(+)/H(+) antiporter subunit B, whose translation MKWIYIVAGIALFVQMLFVPNPEPDLLVSIVETVVEDSGVPNAVSGIIFRNRLYDTIFEVVVFTIAIVGAKFLLANEKPFCAIYHFDDRPSIVLARLGATISALVGIELAIRGHLSPGGGFAAGVAGGTAIGLVAITSSPEWMQAIYQRWRAATWEKVSVLLFIVLSAMTLCGLELPHGDLGALVSGGILPILNILVAIKVALGSWAVVLVFIHYRGLL comes from the coding sequence ATGAAATGGATTTACATTGTCGCCGGAATCGCGCTGTTTGTCCAAATGCTGTTTGTGCCAAATCCAGAACCGGACTTATTAGTTTCGATTGTCGAAACTGTAGTTGAGGATAGTGGCGTTCCCAATGCTGTTTCGGGGATTATTTTCCGCAATCGCCTCTATGATACGATTTTTGAGGTGGTGGTTTTTACGATCGCGATCGTTGGGGCTAAATTTTTATTAGCTAATGAAAAACCGTTCTGTGCAATCTATCATTTTGACGATCGCCCTTCGATTGTTTTAGCCCGGTTAGGGGCTACTATTTCCGCGTTGGTGGGAATCGAACTAGCGATTCGGGGACATCTCAGTCCCGGTGGAGGATTTGCGGCTGGAGTTGCGGGGGGAACGGCAATTGGGCTAGTGGCGATTACCTCATCGCCAGAGTGGATGCAGGCTATTTACCAACGCTGGCGTGCGGCTACTTGGGAGAAAGTATCAGTTCTACTGTTTATTGTTCTGTCTGCAATGACGCTGTGCGGGTTAGAATTGCCTCACGGAGATTTAGGCGCATTGGTTAGCGGCGGCATTCTGCCTATACTCAATATTTTAGTGGCGATTAAGGTTGCGTTAGGTTCGTGGGCTGTGGTTTTGGTTTTTATCCACTATCGGGGATTGTTATAA